The stretch of DNA atttgcaCTTACTCCATTTTGCGTATTTTGATTCCACTTCTCAAAATACAAGTAAAAACAATACACAAGTCATTCGCGTTAACGGCATTGAGCTTACGAATTGGGGGAGCATGCATGACAACATgattttgcagaaggaatgaacacactttggaataaaaattatgaatgaaaattatttttccaacTTCAAATtggtactctatgtaaatgaaaatcacttttgcctgcaagtggtgaaaacatgttatacaaaaattatgtctaaagataattttatattataatggtaaattttggtaaaaatatctaaaaaatcGTACTTCAAGTAATAAAGTAACGccgagaaaaaaatttcatataaattttagcaatttgaaactgccttcgggccggctaaactgatagagaatagtttgacTCATAGAAACTAATGtcatatccagatgtcgacaccgtatcgcCGTCATCGCGAATCGCTCTTTTTACCCTGACAAAAGAGTGTGGTGGAAACCAGAATAAGCCCGatggatgaactcggtgtattcATAATGAATTCTACCATATGTTTGCAGTTGCGTGTGAACCGGAATAAGGTTGTCCTCAATCCATGttgttttcacgtgtagtgtattcgggaataaggccccTAATGTGTCGATATCAGCGAGATGTCTTTCGTCCGGTTGTCATATACCAGGTGttgttaattttaattttctcgaTGATTCCTGGGAAATCCCGGGAGATTCGTTCACAACAGAAATTGTAAGAGCCAACAGGAACTATTAACGAGGAAGCAgttataatatttattttacaaAGGTAGGATGGTACTTAACTATGTACCTCTTCGGTTGAAAACTATTTTCAACTTACGCCTGAGAAAAACGTTTTCTTCCTATTTATGTATTATGTGAAATGATTTGGGAGAAATCTTGCTCGTGGATACATTCATTGCAGATTTTCTACATTTTTGAATAGTGGAATTGAAAATGATCAGTAAATATTGCTCGAGAAATAAAACAACTTGGAAAAGTACGGACTCACAGTTTCAACTTCAGAAAAAGGTATTACCTTCCTTAGTTGAAGATTTTTTATTTACGATATTTATCGCATTTCTTTTTCTCCTTCTTTTTTGAACTAGCGAGGATAAGAAAATGGATGTAAACCATGTGAACTGAACTGGACTCAATATATGTAACACTTAAACTATCTTTCAAATATCAGGTAAACATGTATATTTTGTGTTAATTATTTCTTATTAACATATTTGTATTGCACCTCCCCATGATTCAGAAAAAAACGATTGCCGGCTGATAAGCTGTCTCTTCCCAAAACAGCAATTTTTACCTCATCCATCTGTAATGGTTGGTTACACACTGAGAGAAAAAATTAGtatatataacgaattttttggtaaatactaccaatctatagtcattttcgaccgtattAATagacacatatgtcaagcagaaccatgattcggaagcccaatatcggctacattttctcgccgaaaatgcacgtatcagaattatatccttattatacctccttattgccttatgggaacaatgaaaatggttaatacgcgcttttctcaccagttttcagatatgataatatccaagcttactaatgttatcgagtaaaatatactaatctctggtagggatgcgggtttgttgacaatatgtacaaaaaatttgtacattctactaattttgcattaccaaatgtatttggtagggATTGGAAGGGATTGGTTTGTGATGAACAGGAATTGACGAAAACATTGTGATAGAGCAGGAAAAGAAACAGGAACTTGATAGAGTAATCGAGAGATTCGAGCGTTGGGAATGATGTTAAATAATTTCTTTATAATGTattgctattattattattaataattacaGAATGATTTGAAATTATACACAGCatttaaattaataataaattattaaacaaaaatcaaaaatatcgtcTTCATCCCTGatgtttattccaaaaaaaaaattctctgaTATTGTGTCAACAAAACAGCCATTATCGAATCGACGAAACGCTTTCGTTGAGTCGATTTTGAACCAACATTGTTCCACAAACCACAATTTTGCTTTACATGTGTGTTTACCATTTTTCTCTCGtaaaatgtaccaatgattagtacggtagaaaatgactatagtgaattggtaatatttaccaatttgtcatatttactaattattcctctcagtgtagttTGACAGATTCGCATGATTTCGTGATAGTGATGATGGTcgattcttatcgcctcgattcaCATAATAGGGCCCACCGTGACATCGATCAAATTTGACTATTTTGTTAAATCGAGTCTAGTTCTTGATTGAACTTTATGTGTTGCAAATAGCATATATTcgagcgtttctgaaatgtttcccaaaggaaaatatgTGGGACAACAAGCAAACCGAAGAACTCGGAAAATTATAACAATAGCGCCGATAGCTTTTACTCGGTCGATGTTATCGGCTTTGCTCGGTATCAATAATAGAAAAGTAGTGTGAGTGATCAAAATTCTAATCGAGACGGTTTATATAATAGGGCTGATTGATTGTTATTAGTATTCGCAGCATTAGTACACGATTTGTGATCAAACATTTAGAATTCAGAGTAAAACGAGCTAGGTTCGGggcttttttttgaagaaatctTTTATTTGTTTTGCCAAAATATTATTCGCTCCAATTGTATAATTCATGCTTCTTACAAACTACACACGGCTTTTGCTAATATCTTCCGGGGATAATACATTATGTATGTGATTTAAAATTGTTCGGTTTATTGCTATTGCACAGATGTGATGGCTTGCAGCTTATATATCTAACACTGTTCAGAGAAGAACACAATGGTtctgtttttataaaaaaatattcaatttataGTTCCAGCTTAACCATCTATTAAATGTAACAAATATAAAACAACACAGTCGTTAGATGCTATTAGAATGAGAAAGAACAACATGTGCACATATTTGCATCTATATTTTGTATGGACCAGTCGTTTATCACATAAAATTTTCTGTCTACCACAATAGTATATTTAGAGATTTCAAAAAGAATGTGTATACCGAGATTATTTGTATATCAttgaatataatatataaacagATCTATAGCCTATTTGTATAAAATAGATATCCAATTCAAAATTTACACAATGTACAAGGTTGGGGGGTTTGTTATATGAGTATAGttcagagaaaaagagagacaCAACTTGGCAAAGAGTGACAGTTGCCCATGAAGAGATTAAACAATACATTAAAAGccgtaattatttttttttgaattcctcGGAAAAATGACTGCACAACTCGTTATTCGTTATGTTAGACAACAATGATTGAATGTTTTTTGGATCTATTTTCTTGTCAAGGTGAGCTGTTTGAAGTAATGGTGTTCTTCTTAGTATTTTAATTGATTCTGTACTCGATAAATTATCTAGCTACCAAATGCAAATGTTCACCTTGCTTATTCACTAGCCAAGGACtatttattgattttctatGAAGTCATGTGAATCGAACTTTTCCAGAACTACTGTTATATTATATTGATGTTAGTTAGATTGTTACCTTTTTCAATGTTCATATGTGTGTTTATAAAACGTGGTTTTAAAAATGCATCGCGTTCAATTCTAAGTGTTTATTAGCGATAATGAAAAGAAACTCGCTCAAAACGTCAGCAATTCTGCATCAATTGTGTCGATTATTGAATTGGTCTCAAAAAGAAGCACTGTTAGCATGAAGAATCAGCTTTACATTCAATTGTGAGCAGCTTTTTTCatctataatttatttttcgagcTCAATTTGCACAGCTCTGCTGTATGCCATTGTAGAACCTCCACCGCCGCAATGGAGTTCTTTGTGAATCATCTGTTGATACTTGATTGCCTTGATGCAGTTTCAGTTGCTGATTCAATAGCGTGCGATAGCTGCCAATAGTGTGGGCATGATTGTGGTGAGCAGCAGAGATTTCATTATGATAGCGGCGCCACTGGTCTCAACTTTTGGCTGCATATTCAATGGTTGACTGGTGGCGGAATTCTCCTGCGCTAGCGGGGCTCCCAGATTTACCGGTCCATTGTTGGGATCAGGCATGAACTGCCCGGTGGCTGGATCGTAGCTTCCGGGTGTGAAAATTTGTGTGAGTGGATCGTACTGACCTTGTTGGAAAATACTAGTATCAGGAATGTAACGACCGGGGGTGAAAATATTGGTGGCAGGATCGAATTCGCCCGGTGGAACGTACTGACCAGTGGCGGGATAATACTGGCCGGGTGGTGGGTAATATTGTTTTCCAGTGGGCACCGGAGCGGGGGATGTTTCGTTCATTGGGGCAAGAGGGGTTTGTGTCGTAATTTCCGTcgaatttgtttgttgttcgCTTGTCGAGTTGTTATTCATGATGATTGGAGTGTTTGGTACTCCGGAAACTCCACTAGGAGCTTGCGAGTTTGTAACATCACCTGCGACAGGAACAGCAGCAGCTGGAGCCcccggtgctgctgctgctgctgctggagcTGCGGCCGCTGGTGCTGCCGGGGCAGCAGCCGCAGGCGCTGCTTCATTAGCCTTCTCAACAACAGTAACTTTCTCTCGATAGATCACACGATCTTCAGGTTTGAGTGCGTTATATATCGCGGCACCCGCTGCTCCTGCCAACAAACCTGTTCCGACACCGGCAGCAATGCCTCCAACACCAATTCCGGACGATGGTGGTTTGTATGCTCCAACAGGAATTGCCGCAATCGGGAAACTAGGAGCAGCTGCATAGTTCACTGCTGGGGCGACGCCTCCACCTTGTAACCCACCATGAGGCAGACCACCATAGCCTCCGACAGGAGCGTGATAACCAGCTCCACCAGATGGGTAACCACCGAACGAGGGCTGATGACCGAAGCCTCCGGATTGAACATGTCCACTGTGCTGGTTGAATCCTCCAGGTTGATTAAATCCTCCAGGCTGTCCAAATCCTCCAGGTTGATTGAACCCACCGGCGGGCTGTCCGAATCCACCAGGTTGTCCAAAACCTCCCGGCTGTCCAGGCTTAAATCCTTGATTTCCCGGGCTATACGCAGGTGGAGGTTGATTGAAAGGTGAGTGTGCATTAGGATTGTTCATGGCTGAATATGGTGGTGGTGCACCATGCTGCGGATTCACCGAATACGGTGGTGGTGGGGCACCATGAGTCTGATGCACGTTATGACTTTGCTGCACCGGATACGGTGGCCTAGCAGCATTCTGAACCGGGTACGGTGGGGCTGCCGCAGCTGGTTTAGCAGGCTGATTGTTTACATTCCACCCAATAGGACGCGTGTTTGCTGATGTATCCACCGGAGCCGATGCGACAGGCTTCGGCTTCTGTTGGTAACCACTGTAGCTCAAACTGCCCGGATTACTGTAGGAAGCAGTATCGGTCTGACTGGGTTTCGAGACACGGCCACTGCTGACACCCGAGGAGGAGGAACCTTTCCTGCGACTATTACTGGTTTTCTTTGCTTCCAGAGCTGGTAAAAAGTTGGACGCACACAGCAGCACACATAACGTAAGCACTTTCAGCTTATGTTTGTCTATTCGCATCGATACCCTCTGCTTCATCGTATTACTCATTTCTTATGCCACACGATTGCACAAAACTGGTTTGCGAAAAAACCCCAGCGATTAATTCACTTTTGCCCCACTGGGCAAGTAATTTAGAAAGTATTTCGCACACTCAATCTATTCCGTAATATAATGCACCTATTCACGTCTCAATTCATTACACATTTTATTCGCAGTCTTAAATGTTTTAATGGGAAAATCGATAGTTCGTTCACTATTTTGCGTTACCGACAGAAAATGATAAACTTATCCCTTCGAGTCGTCACGGTCGAATGTTCTACACAGTTATTGCGTACATACCACTACTTAAAACCACTCTCAAATTCATTGAGATATGAGCGATATGAAGGAGTGTGTGTCAAATGATGCCTAGTGTAAATGAATGTACCGTCAGCGACATAATTTCGGCCGGTAATGTTTTTACTCTTAAAGTTGAAAAAGGGTCACATGTTTTGTATTGTTCTTGAAGGatataaggggggggggggttgatttattttatttttattaccaTACATaggaccaaggcgcctctatatataccaggtgaaacaatcatatgaaatgcactttcagccatattggaattgctgtcggtattgtttacaaacagcatcagaacgctgccggcggctctctacaaactgctacacgcttattcgaacgatgcctactaagttcggctttcgcgaatttgtgtgaaaaagaagggatgattttgtagaatttcattctcatttccactactctcgcatgtgaaaatgcaaaaatggtgtatcctagcaatatcaaaacaaacaacccccgctccacaaaccgtaatccccttcttattgaagtgatgatgttgcttcacctgttgtACATTAATATAAACGCCTTGCATAGGACACAGGTACAAAGGAATATGCTATGTATGAAACATTAGGTTCATCAGTTAATCTCGACCCAGCACCCAGACCCAGACCCGAGCACAGAAAACGTTTTTCCTCTTCACAAGTTGCAAATGAGTTGTTTGAATTTCCATTCGAACGGGACTGTCAATTGCAGTGttcattaacacgttaagcctcgattttttcttgctgcgctttcatTCAGGCCGCATCAacagcgtttgcacaatatcagtgtcggtcccagttcccaaagatacttattgtattaatagaaaatagtcagcagttcgactagaaagtagtcacattttgtgaaAAATTCCTGTCAGTtccagtcagtcagcactttcctaccaaaaagctcaatgtcggcccctagggaccgacgctgggctcaacgtgttaacgtatgcattgaaaaaatggactaatttcggattccgatgaaaaaaaaaaatactgcaaaaGATACATTCTATCAAAAATATGtgggaaatttgtgttttcaaagaaaattctggTTTCCCGGCTTCGAAAGAGACCCCTATacacttacacttacactttTTCCAACAAACAAACCAGTCAACGAAACACTCTATAGCTGTATTCACGAATTCagtttttcgtttttatgtaATACTGTGAAAACGGGTtgcacgaagcggtaatttgagtttctaaaataggaaaaagtcacacggggCCATATTTGGAGAGTGATTATGCATTGGATGGACGTATGATCAGGATTTGATCGTTCACGCATGTTTTCTGTCTCTCGATTGCGATGAATTTTTTAAGGAAGATTaagctcttttggcactagttgTGCTGCGATTTTTCTCATGCCCAATACATCAAACAAAATATGATGAACGGTCTAGTGAGAGATATTGGTTTGAGGGCTAGCTCTCTCAATCTTAAATGACGATCTTCGAGCACCATACCTTCTATTTggtcgatgttttcatcattCAAAGAAGTTTATGGTCGTCCTTGACGTGGCAAATCGTTCGTTTCGTACCGGACGTctcaccaaatgtattctgcaaaATTTTCAACGTTTCGGTGTGGGATACCCATATAtttgacgtcatcgcttacctcctTGATGGTGAACTAAAGTACCTCGTAAAGTACTCTCTGCCAGTCGTTGTCGTCCAGCTCCAAGTAGGTCTCATCATCCATTATAATTATGATGTCGCGCTTCGCTGGAAAGGTGTTTTTACCAGCAATTTCAGTCGTTTCTTCTGGGTGATTGTAGACCCTACCGGCCTTCCGACATATGCTACGCTTCCGCATAGGATTGATCATTTTGGCCGGTTGACCGGATGCTCCGACCTCCCGGCCCAATGTGCGGAATAATGAAACCTTACTCTCGATGTTTTTCTTCAGCTTGTTTATGTTTGCTGGGTActcatatgatgcggattaaatatattttacgacaatgtacatcataaaattgatgtttattataccgatatgcaacttaatttgataatggtatacaaagtcgagtttttacattttatgcgatttcaaatatacacgatacatactttgattgatattatatgcgattatgatttattcggatttcttgtaagacttggcacgtgcaaaattatacgatttaatttgctgggtatattacgctgatgcagtttgtgtgtcgtataagcgtataatttaaatcgattcagtactgtagtaaatcgtgttgcat from Toxorhynchites rutilus septentrionalis strain SRP chromosome 3, ASM2978413v1, whole genome shotgun sequence encodes:
- the LOC129776089 gene encoding translation initiation factor IF-2-like, whose amino-acid sequence is MSNTMKQRVSMRIDKHKLKVLTLCVLLCASNFLPALEAKKTSNSRRKGSSSSGVSSGRVSKPSQTDTASYSNPGSLSYSGYQQKPKPVASAPVDTSANTRPIGWNVNNQPAKPAAAAPPYPVQNAARPPYPVQQSHNVHQTHGAPPPPYSVNPQHGAPPPYSAMNNPNAHSPFNQPPPAYSPGNQGFKPGQPGGFGQPGGFGQPAGGFNQPGGFGQPGGFNQPGGFNQHSGHVQSGGFGHQPSFGGYPSGGAGYHAPVGGYGGLPHGGLQGGGVAPAVNYAAAPSFPIAAIPVGAYKPPSSGIGVGGIAAGVGTGLLAGAAGAAIYNALKPEDRVIYREKVTVVEKANEAAPAAAAPAAPAAAAPAAAAAAPGAPAAAVPVAGDVTNSQAPSGVSGVPNTPIIMNNNSTSEQQTNSTEITTQTPLAPMNETSPAPVPTGKQYYPPPGQYYPATGQYVPPGEFDPATNIFTPGRYIPDTSIFQQGQYDPLTQIFTPGSYDPATGQFMPDPNNGPVNLGAPLAQENSATSQPLNMQPKVETSGAAIIMKSLLLTTIMPTLLAAIARY